Proteins encoded in a region of the Labrus bergylta chromosome 9, fLabBer1.1, whole genome shotgun sequence genome:
- the bicc2 gene encoding bicaudal C homolog 2, which yields MASSTTTTTTEENSPAPMPAATQQPDLETSIEPDSAAKPEPSKAQPDGEDKEDEEEEEGGGSSVQEESGTVQSLDPEWVEERFRIDRKKLENMLYAPKNGDGETGEQFFERVMRETDTQVKWPSKLKIGAKSKKDPHVKVEGKRANVLEAKKKILEVLETRVNKVTLKMDVAYTEHSHVIGKGGGNIKKVMEVTSCHIHFPDSNRHSATGEKSNQVSIAGPIEGVEEARRRIRDLQPLSLTFDLPVSLVPQALPDAGSPLIQQVVQTLGVNVSFRAVPPHPQAQPSFYESCCSVWGLQGNAAAVKKATCILMDLLLGSEVTGGVVNSQLDVTSQQHLFLLGQNGAHFLSVMHQTQTQIILPDLSAPQSPPSLLIQGSPDGVCLARQQLMDCLPVCLMFDMREDGEADPCKVAQMMQNLGVFISVKPKVKQTSKSVVVKGLERNISSLYEARRLLLGLDSCETSKVTEINPDPTLAGSGLTSYWLNMLLQQLRLSEQGSLSAPSTEVLTGTKSRPSPPPGLTPPVDEGRTLLKGNDSRPLEKILENEDLSGQSEDESPKVNDMSSSEVCDAVSIISRVGLMGRRGSLQGPEITKVFVQGRRHSTGQALTYRLLNADIEGGRSERRNSLRRDVTLAQDVTADSSKADDYDYEKKKLLANRAMQRKPVVTEVQTPTDTWSGLGFSKSMPAEAVKELRNISRRSYKPYLSTINSQQQTWASQMGKVCNGSSSDNWRDRRGSTPSSLPVSSSSSSASSSPSSPPSTFSSTSSSFPAFASSMNRSRNDKASESFSNGYFEGGCSSRRASTCSQRSPSPQMIDELPELLSQIGLIKYIDVFEQQEIDYQTFLTLSDEDLKEVGVSTFGARRKMLLAISDLTRSKRRLSDTPAVKPGYLEGGASGRLPRIVDLEDAAQSNRW from the exons ATggcctcctccaccaccaccacgaCTACAGAGGAGAACTCTCCAGCCCCAATGCCTGCAGCCACCCAGCAGCCCGATTTGGAAACTAGCATAGAACCCGACTCAGCAGCAAAGCCTGAGCCCAGCAAGGCCCAACCTGACGGAGAGGacaaggaggatgaagaagaggaggaaggtggagggAGCTCGGTGCAAGAGGAGAGCGGAACAGTGCAGAGTTTGGACCCGGAGTGGGTGGAGGAGAGGTTCAGGATTGATCGTAAGAAGCTGGAGAACATGTTGTATG CTCCAAAGAATGGAGATGGTGAGACAGGAGAGCAATTTTTTGAGAGA GTGATGAGAGAAACCGACACTCAGGTGAAATGGCCTTCCAAGCTGAAGATTGGAGCCAAGTCAAAGAAAG ATCCACACGTGAAGGTGGAGGGAAAGAGAGCCAATGTTTTGGAAGCAAAAAAGAAGATACTAGAAGTTCTGGAAACCAGG GTAAACAAGGTGACTCTGAAGATGGATGTGGCCTACACAGAACACTCCCATGTGATTGGAAAAGGTGGAGGAAACATCAAAAAGGTGATGGAGGTCACATCTTGTCACATCCACTTCCCCGACTCCAATCGCCACAGTGCTACTGGAGAGAAAAGCAACCAG GTCTCCATTGCTGGGCCCATAGAAGGAGTGGAGGAGGCCAGGAGAAGAATAAGG GATCTGCAGCCGCTgtccctgacctttgacctccctGTCAGTCTGGTGCCCCAGGCTCTGCCAGACGCGGGCTCCCCCCTCATCCAGCAGGTAGTGCAGACTCTGGGGGTCAATGTGAGCTTCAGGGCTGTGCCACCACATCCTCAGGCACAACCCTCATTCTATGAaagctgctgcagtgtgtgGGGCCTGCAGGGCAACGCAGCTGCTGTCAAG AAGGCGACCTGCATCCTGATGGACCTGCTGCTGGGCTCAGAGGTCACAGGAGGTGTAGTAAACAGTCAGCTGGACGTCACCTCTCAGCAGCACCTCTTCCTGCTGGGACAGAACGGAGCTCACTTTCTGAGTGTCATGCACCAGACCCAGACCCAGATCATCCTACCAGACCTCAGTGCCCCTCAGAGTCCCCCCTCACTGCTCATCCAGGGCAGCCCTGACGGCGTGTGTCTGGCTCGGCAGCAGCTCATG GACTGTCTGCCtgtatgtttgatgtttgacaTGCGTGAAGATGGGGAGGCTGACCCTTGTAAAGTGGCTCAGATGATGCAAAACCTGGGAGTCTTCATTAGTGTCAAACCCAAAGTAAAACAGACCAGCAAG TCAGTGGTTGTAAAAGGTCTGGAGAGAAACATATCTTCTCTTTATGAGGCTCGCCGTTTGCTCCTTGGGTTGGATTCCTGTGAGACCTCCAAGGTAACTGAGATTAACCCTGACCCCACATTGGCGGGCAGCGGGCTGACCAGCTATTGGCTCaacatgttgctgcagcagcTTCGTCTCTCTGAGCAGG GCTCTCTGTCTGCGCCCTCGACAGAGGTGCTGACTGGCACTAAGTCCCGCCCCTCACCCCCACCAGGCCTCACTCCTCCTGTTGATGAGGGGAGGACATTACTTAAGGGAAACGACAGCCGGCCGCTTGAGAAG ATCCTTGAAAATGAGGACCTgtctggccaatcagaggacgAGAGCCCTAAGGTCAATGATATGTCATCATCTGAGGTGTGTGATGCAGTCAGCATTATCAGCAGGGTGGGACTGATGGGTCGGAGGGGAAGTCTCCAGGGTCCTGAAATCACTAAGGTTTTCGTCCAGGGCAGACGCCATTCAACAGGACAGGCGCTAACATATAG ATTGTTGAATGCAGAcatagagggagggaggagcGAGCGGAGGAACAGCCTGAGGAGAGATGTGACACTGGCTCAGGATGTAACCGCTGACTCATCCAAGGCTGAT GATTATGACTATGAGAAGAAGAAACTGCTGGCAAACCGAG CCATGCAGAGGAAGCCTGTGGTCACAGAGGTCCAGACGCCCACAGACACCTGGAGTGGTCTTGGTTTCTCCAAGTCCATGCCAGCCGAGGCCGTCAAAGAGCTACGCAACATTAGCCGACGAAGCTACAAGCCTTACCTGAGCACCATCAACAGCCAGCAACAG ACATGGGCATCTCAGATGGGAAAGGTATGTAACGGCAGCAGCTCTGACAACTGGAGGGACCGACGTGGATCCACACCTTCATCTCTGCCtgtgtcttcctcttcctcctctgcttcatcctccccctcctcacccccATCGACTTTCTCCTcgacctcctcctcttttcctgcATTTGCATCCTCGATGAATCGAAGCAGAAATGACAAAGCCT CTGAGAGCTTCTCAAATGGCTACTTTGAAGGTGGATGCTCATCTCGGCGGGCATCCACCTGCAGTCAGCGAAGCCCCTCCCCCCAGATGATAGACGAGCTGCCTGAGCTGCTCAGCCAAATTGGCCTGATCAAATACATTGATGTGTTTGAACAACAAGAG ATTGACTACCAGACATTCCTCACACTGTCTGATGAAGACCTGAAGGAAGTGGGCGTCTCCACGTTTGGAGCCAGACGCAAGATGTTGTTGGCGATCTCAG ACCTAACCAGGAGCAAGAGGAGGCTCTCAGACACACCCGCGGTGAAGCCTGGCTACCTGGAGGGCGGTGCTAGTGGTCGACTACCCCGAATCGTGGATCTAGAAGATGCTGCTCAGAGTAATCGTTGGTGA
- the dele1 gene encoding death ligand signal enhancer isoform X2: MWRVHGFVGRALHRCHGSVPLRLTQNHHVEDEVINSSTLLSTSRYSSDSNSQKEEDGERRKNHRTFQFGFAELPRYTALDAVGWGTAAVLFMQVCRRIHSKLSSSTELSPTPGALPAPTTLHKCGYRILLGTLSRRDVLPRGRSVSCLPERQIQDQSAVQNNRSRGSGDASLHSSGEEDHLTVDFSDPDQQRALLDQESPIPEESLLSGSCPLQNDASHNNTGTQDANDKTVLSDEERMTGAALNLRHVGETSIPVILNIMGLESAKSENYEQAFICFVAAAQQGYNKAQFNTGVCYEKGRGVTEDKEKALYYYQQAATGGHKQAKYRYAKLLLTRRGHPRLEELNKAIDLLEQAAAAGFTKAQVCLASVYSQEPVRDGRKSVQYLKMAAESGDHSALLFLGQCYESGFGVQQNLRTALQYYKQAAQLGNKQAKSLLTPPTDTDSKEDAVLRSIRSAPCFSVANRQVQHPYLSLASCVDPSACHPVTPPVLPHSWSTGSLCPPSQPLHLHHNRSEGGACQWTVGIG, translated from the exons ATGTGGAGAGTTCACGGTTTTGTCGGAAGAG CTCTGCATCGTTGCCATGGCAGTGTCCCCCTTCGACTGACCCAGAACCACCATGTTGAGGACGAGGTCATCAACAGCTCGACTCTCCTCTCCACCTCACGATACTCCTCCGACAGCAA TTCTcagaaagaggaggatggagagaggaggaagaatcACAGAACCTTTCAGTTTGGCTTTGCCGAGCTTCCTCGTTACACAGCCCTGGATGCTGTGGGATGG GGAACTGCGGCAGTTCTGTTCATGCAGGTCTGCAGGAGGATTCACTCTAAGCTCTCCTCAAGCACTGAGCTGAGTCCGACCCCTGGAGCCCTGCCAGCACCCACCACCTTGCACAAGTGTGGCTACCGCATCCTGCTCGGAACCT TGTCTAGACGGGACGTACTGCCCAGAGGAAGGAGTGTGTCATGTCTGCCAGAGAGACAGATCCAAGATCAGTCTGCTGTTCAAAATAACCGCAGCAGGGGTTCAGGTGATGCCAGTCTTCACAGCAGCGGTGAGGAGGACCATCTGACTGTTGACTTCTCCGACCCAGACCAACAGAGGGCGCTCTTAGACCAGGAATCTCCTATACCAG AGGAATCACTTCTGTCCGGATCGTGTCCTCTACAGAATGATGCCAGCCATAACAACACAGGGACACAAGATGCTAATGACAAG acgGTGTTGTCTGATGAGGAGAGGATGACAGGAGCAGCACTGAACCTCAGACATGTTGGAGAAACCAGCATTCCTGTCATCCTTAACATCATGG GTCTAGAGAGTGCCAAGAGTGAAAACTACGAACAAGCTTTCATATGTTTTgtagctgcagctcagcagGGTTACAACAAGGCTCAGTTTAACACTGGTGTGTGCTACGAGAAAGGCCGAGGAGTCACTGAGGACAAAGAGAAA GCTCTCTATTACTACCAGCAGGCAGCAACCGGGGGTCACAAACAGGCTAAGTACCGCTATGCAAAACTGCTTCTGACCAGGAGAGGGCACCCGAGATTAGAGGAGCTAAACAAGGCCATTGACTTACTGGAAcaggctgctgcagctggattCACCAAG GCTCAGGTGTGCCTGGCCTCGGTTTACTCTCAGGAGCCTGTCAGAGATGGCCGCAAGTCTGTACAGTACCTGAAGATGGCAGCAGAGAGCGGA gACCACAGTGCCCTGCTGTTCCTGGGTCAGTGTTATGAGAGCGGCTTTGGGGTGCAGCAGAATCTGAGGACAGCGCTTCAATACTACAAACAAGCAGCACAATTAGGCAACAAGCAGGCTAAGAGCTTACTGACGCCTCCTACTGACACAGACAGTAAGG AAGATGCAGTGTTGCGCTCCATCCGTTCAGCTCCATGTTTCTCTGTAGCCAACCGTCAAGTCCAGCATCCCTACTTATCTCTGGCCAGTTGTGTCGACCCCTCCGCCTGTCACCCTGTCACGCCTCCCGTCTTGCCTCACTCCTGGAGCACTGGGAGCCTGTGTCCCCCCTCCCAACCTCTACACCTCCACCACAATAGGAGTGAGGGAGGAGCCTGCCAGTGGACTGTCGGGATAGGATAG
- the dele1 gene encoding death ligand signal enhancer isoform X1, translating to MWRVHGFVGRALHRCHGSVPLRLTQNHHVEDEVINSSTLLSTSRYSSDSNSQKEEDGERRKNHRTFQFGFAELPRYTALDAVGWGTAAVLFMQVCRRIHSKLSSSTELSPTPGALPAPTTLHKCGYRILLGTLSRRDVLPRGRSVSCLPERQIQDQSAVQNNRSRGSGDASLHSSGEEDHLTVDFSDPDQQRALLDQESPIPEESLLSGSCPLQNDASHNNTGTQDANDKTVLSDEERMTGAALNLRHVGETSIPVILNIMGLESAKSENYEQAFICFVAAAQQGYNKAQFNTGVCYEKGRGVTEDKEKALYYYQQAATGGHKQAKYRYAKLLLTRRGHPRLEELNKAIDLLEQAAAAGFTKAQVCLASVYSQEPVRDGRKSVQYLKMAAESGDHSALLFLGQCYESGFGVQQNLRTALQYYKQAAQLGNKQAKSLLTPPTDTDSKAEDAVLRSIRSAPCFSVANRQVQHPYLSLASCVDPSACHPVTPPVLPHSWSTGSLCPPSQPLHLHHNRSEGGACQWTVGIG from the exons ATGTGGAGAGTTCACGGTTTTGTCGGAAGAG CTCTGCATCGTTGCCATGGCAGTGTCCCCCTTCGACTGACCCAGAACCACCATGTTGAGGACGAGGTCATCAACAGCTCGACTCTCCTCTCCACCTCACGATACTCCTCCGACAGCAA TTCTcagaaagaggaggatggagagaggaggaagaatcACAGAACCTTTCAGTTTGGCTTTGCCGAGCTTCCTCGTTACACAGCCCTGGATGCTGTGGGATGG GGAACTGCGGCAGTTCTGTTCATGCAGGTCTGCAGGAGGATTCACTCTAAGCTCTCCTCAAGCACTGAGCTGAGTCCGACCCCTGGAGCCCTGCCAGCACCCACCACCTTGCACAAGTGTGGCTACCGCATCCTGCTCGGAACCT TGTCTAGACGGGACGTACTGCCCAGAGGAAGGAGTGTGTCATGTCTGCCAGAGAGACAGATCCAAGATCAGTCTGCTGTTCAAAATAACCGCAGCAGGGGTTCAGGTGATGCCAGTCTTCACAGCAGCGGTGAGGAGGACCATCTGACTGTTGACTTCTCCGACCCAGACCAACAGAGGGCGCTCTTAGACCAGGAATCTCCTATACCAG AGGAATCACTTCTGTCCGGATCGTGTCCTCTACAGAATGATGCCAGCCATAACAACACAGGGACACAAGATGCTAATGACAAG acgGTGTTGTCTGATGAGGAGAGGATGACAGGAGCAGCACTGAACCTCAGACATGTTGGAGAAACCAGCATTCCTGTCATCCTTAACATCATGG GTCTAGAGAGTGCCAAGAGTGAAAACTACGAACAAGCTTTCATATGTTTTgtagctgcagctcagcagGGTTACAACAAGGCTCAGTTTAACACTGGTGTGTGCTACGAGAAAGGCCGAGGAGTCACTGAGGACAAAGAGAAA GCTCTCTATTACTACCAGCAGGCAGCAACCGGGGGTCACAAACAGGCTAAGTACCGCTATGCAAAACTGCTTCTGACCAGGAGAGGGCACCCGAGATTAGAGGAGCTAAACAAGGCCATTGACTTACTGGAAcaggctgctgcagctggattCACCAAG GCTCAGGTGTGCCTGGCCTCGGTTTACTCTCAGGAGCCTGTCAGAGATGGCCGCAAGTCTGTACAGTACCTGAAGATGGCAGCAGAGAGCGGA gACCACAGTGCCCTGCTGTTCCTGGGTCAGTGTTATGAGAGCGGCTTTGGGGTGCAGCAGAATCTGAGGACAGCGCTTCAATACTACAAACAAGCAGCACAATTAGGCAACAAGCAGGCTAAGAGCTTACTGACGCCTCCTACTGACACAGACAGTAAGG CAGAAGATGCAGTGTTGCGCTCCATCCGTTCAGCTCCATGTTTCTCTGTAGCCAACCGTCAAGTCCAGCATCCCTACTTATCTCTGGCCAGTTGTGTCGACCCCTCCGCCTGTCACCCTGTCACGCCTCCCGTCTTGCCTCACTCCTGGAGCACTGGGAGCCTGTGTCCCCCCTCCCAACCTCTACACCTCCACCACAATAGGAGTGAGGGAGGAGCCTGCCAGTGGACTGTCGGGATAGGATAG
- the dele1 gene encoding death ligand signal enhancer isoform X3 yields the protein MWRVHGFVGRALHRCHGSVPLRLTQNHHVEDEVINSSTLLSTSRYSSDSNSQKEEDGERRKNHRTFQFGFAELPRYTALDAVGWGTAAVLFMQVCRRIHSKLSSSTELSPTPGALPAPTTLHKCGYRILLGTLSRRDVLPRGRSVSCLPERQIQDQSAVQNNRSRGSGDASLHSSGEEDHLTVDFSDPDQQRALLDQESPIPEESLLSGSCPLQNDASHNNTGTQDANDKTVLSDEERMTGAALNLRHVGETSIPVILNIMGLESAKSENYEQAFICFVAAAQQGYNKAQFNTGVCYEKGRGVTEDKEKALYYYQQAATGGHKQAKYRYAKLLLTRRGHPRLEELNKAIDLLEQAAAAGFTKAQVCLASVYSQEPVRDGRKSVQYLKMAAESGDHSALLFLGQCYESGFGVQQNLRTALQYYKQAAQLGNKQAKSLLTPPTDTDTEDAVLRSIRSAPCFSVANRQVQHPYLSLASCVDPSACHPVTPPVLPHSWSTGSLCPPSQPLHLHHNRSEGGACQWTVGIG from the exons ATGTGGAGAGTTCACGGTTTTGTCGGAAGAG CTCTGCATCGTTGCCATGGCAGTGTCCCCCTTCGACTGACCCAGAACCACCATGTTGAGGACGAGGTCATCAACAGCTCGACTCTCCTCTCCACCTCACGATACTCCTCCGACAGCAA TTCTcagaaagaggaggatggagagaggaggaagaatcACAGAACCTTTCAGTTTGGCTTTGCCGAGCTTCCTCGTTACACAGCCCTGGATGCTGTGGGATGG GGAACTGCGGCAGTTCTGTTCATGCAGGTCTGCAGGAGGATTCACTCTAAGCTCTCCTCAAGCACTGAGCTGAGTCCGACCCCTGGAGCCCTGCCAGCACCCACCACCTTGCACAAGTGTGGCTACCGCATCCTGCTCGGAACCT TGTCTAGACGGGACGTACTGCCCAGAGGAAGGAGTGTGTCATGTCTGCCAGAGAGACAGATCCAAGATCAGTCTGCTGTTCAAAATAACCGCAGCAGGGGTTCAGGTGATGCCAGTCTTCACAGCAGCGGTGAGGAGGACCATCTGACTGTTGACTTCTCCGACCCAGACCAACAGAGGGCGCTCTTAGACCAGGAATCTCCTATACCAG AGGAATCACTTCTGTCCGGATCGTGTCCTCTACAGAATGATGCCAGCCATAACAACACAGGGACACAAGATGCTAATGACAAG acgGTGTTGTCTGATGAGGAGAGGATGACAGGAGCAGCACTGAACCTCAGACATGTTGGAGAAACCAGCATTCCTGTCATCCTTAACATCATGG GTCTAGAGAGTGCCAAGAGTGAAAACTACGAACAAGCTTTCATATGTTTTgtagctgcagctcagcagGGTTACAACAAGGCTCAGTTTAACACTGGTGTGTGCTACGAGAAAGGCCGAGGAGTCACTGAGGACAAAGAGAAA GCTCTCTATTACTACCAGCAGGCAGCAACCGGGGGTCACAAACAGGCTAAGTACCGCTATGCAAAACTGCTTCTGACCAGGAGAGGGCACCCGAGATTAGAGGAGCTAAACAAGGCCATTGACTTACTGGAAcaggctgctgcagctggattCACCAAG GCTCAGGTGTGCCTGGCCTCGGTTTACTCTCAGGAGCCTGTCAGAGATGGCCGCAAGTCTGTACAGTACCTGAAGATGGCAGCAGAGAGCGGA gACCACAGTGCCCTGCTGTTCCTGGGTCAGTGTTATGAGAGCGGCTTTGGGGTGCAGCAGAATCTGAGGACAGCGCTTCAATACTACAAACAAGCAGCACAATTAGGCAACAAGCAGGCTAAGAGCTTACTGACGCCTCCTACTGACACAGACA CAGAAGATGCAGTGTTGCGCTCCATCCGTTCAGCTCCATGTTTCTCTGTAGCCAACCGTCAAGTCCAGCATCCCTACTTATCTCTGGCCAGTTGTGTCGACCCCTCCGCCTGTCACCCTGTCACGCCTCCCGTCTTGCCTCACTCCTGGAGCACTGGGAGCCTGTGTCCCCCCTCCCAACCTCTACACCTCCACCACAATAGGAGTGAGGGAGGAGCCTGCCAGTGGACTGTCGGGATAGGATAG
- the dele1 gene encoding death ligand signal enhancer isoform X4, translated as MWRVHGFVGRALHRCHGSVPLRLTQNHHVEDEVINSSTLLSTSRYSSDSNSQKEEDGERRKNHRTFQFGFAELPRYTALDAVGWGTAAVLFMQVCRRIHSKLSSSTELSPTPGALPAPTTLHKCGYRILLGTLSRRDVLPRGRSVSCLPERQIQDQSAVQNNRSRGSGDASLHSSGEEDHLTVDFSDPDQQRALLDQESPIPEESLLSGSCPLQNDASHNNTGTQDANDKTVLSDEERMTGAALNLRHVGETSIPVILNIMGLESAKSENYEQAFICFVAAAQQGYNKAQFNTGVCYEKGRGVTEDKEKALYYYQQAATGGHKQAKYRYAKLLLTRRGHPRLEELNKAIDLLEQAAAAGFTKAQVCLASVYSQEPVRDGRKSVQYLKMAAESGDHSALLFLGQCYESGFGVQQNLRTALQYYKQAAQLGNKQAKSLLTPPTDTDKDAVLRSIRSAPCFSVANRQVQHPYLSLASCVDPSACHPVTPPVLPHSWSTGSLCPPSQPLHLHHNRSEGGACQWTVGIG; from the exons ATGTGGAGAGTTCACGGTTTTGTCGGAAGAG CTCTGCATCGTTGCCATGGCAGTGTCCCCCTTCGACTGACCCAGAACCACCATGTTGAGGACGAGGTCATCAACAGCTCGACTCTCCTCTCCACCTCACGATACTCCTCCGACAGCAA TTCTcagaaagaggaggatggagagaggaggaagaatcACAGAACCTTTCAGTTTGGCTTTGCCGAGCTTCCTCGTTACACAGCCCTGGATGCTGTGGGATGG GGAACTGCGGCAGTTCTGTTCATGCAGGTCTGCAGGAGGATTCACTCTAAGCTCTCCTCAAGCACTGAGCTGAGTCCGACCCCTGGAGCCCTGCCAGCACCCACCACCTTGCACAAGTGTGGCTACCGCATCCTGCTCGGAACCT TGTCTAGACGGGACGTACTGCCCAGAGGAAGGAGTGTGTCATGTCTGCCAGAGAGACAGATCCAAGATCAGTCTGCTGTTCAAAATAACCGCAGCAGGGGTTCAGGTGATGCCAGTCTTCACAGCAGCGGTGAGGAGGACCATCTGACTGTTGACTTCTCCGACCCAGACCAACAGAGGGCGCTCTTAGACCAGGAATCTCCTATACCAG AGGAATCACTTCTGTCCGGATCGTGTCCTCTACAGAATGATGCCAGCCATAACAACACAGGGACACAAGATGCTAATGACAAG acgGTGTTGTCTGATGAGGAGAGGATGACAGGAGCAGCACTGAACCTCAGACATGTTGGAGAAACCAGCATTCCTGTCATCCTTAACATCATGG GTCTAGAGAGTGCCAAGAGTGAAAACTACGAACAAGCTTTCATATGTTTTgtagctgcagctcagcagGGTTACAACAAGGCTCAGTTTAACACTGGTGTGTGCTACGAGAAAGGCCGAGGAGTCACTGAGGACAAAGAGAAA GCTCTCTATTACTACCAGCAGGCAGCAACCGGGGGTCACAAACAGGCTAAGTACCGCTATGCAAAACTGCTTCTGACCAGGAGAGGGCACCCGAGATTAGAGGAGCTAAACAAGGCCATTGACTTACTGGAAcaggctgctgcagctggattCACCAAG GCTCAGGTGTGCCTGGCCTCGGTTTACTCTCAGGAGCCTGTCAGAGATGGCCGCAAGTCTGTACAGTACCTGAAGATGGCAGCAGAGAGCGGA gACCACAGTGCCCTGCTGTTCCTGGGTCAGTGTTATGAGAGCGGCTTTGGGGTGCAGCAGAATCTGAGGACAGCGCTTCAATACTACAAACAAGCAGCACAATTAGGCAACAAGCAGGCTAAGAGCTTACTGACGCCTCCTACTGACACAGACA AAGATGCAGTGTTGCGCTCCATCCGTTCAGCTCCATGTTTCTCTGTAGCCAACCGTCAAGTCCAGCATCCCTACTTATCTCTGGCCAGTTGTGTCGACCCCTCCGCCTGTCACCCTGTCACGCCTCCCGTCTTGCCTCACTCCTGGAGCACTGGGAGCCTGTGTCCCCCCTCCCAACCTCTACACCTCCACCACAATAGGAGTGAGGGAGGAGCCTGCCAGTGGACTGTCGGGATAGGATAG